The region TTCCCGGGTATTACAAAAGATGTAATGATTCGCGGATTAAATGCAGATTATAAAAAAATTTCAGCTCTTACAATAAAGCTTCAAAAATTTTTAGAAACCGGAAAAGAAATAAGAGTAACTGCGCCGGCAGGAACAGATATTTCCTTTTCAATTGCAGGCAGAAAAGCTTATGCAAGCAAGGGATTATTTCATGCAAAAGGTGAAAGCGGCAATCTGCCAACAGGTGAAGCATTCCTGGCTCCGGTTGAAGGAACAGCAAATGGAGTTTTTGTAGTTGATGGTTCGATGGCTGGTCTTGGTTTGATGAAAAATGTTAAAATAAAAATTGAAGTTGAAAATGGTTATGCAGCAAAAATAACTGGCGGAGTTACTGCAAGAAAACTAAAAAATATGCTTGATAGCGTTGGTAAAGATGCAAGAAACATTGCTGAGTTTGGAATAGGCACAAATGATTCTGCTAAACTTAGCGGAGTTTTGCTCGAGGATGAAAAAGTTATGGGCACAATTCATATTGCGCTTGGTAATAATGTTTCAATGGGCGGCAGTGTAAATGTTCCGATTCATCTTGATGGGGTTGTAAAGAAACCAACTGTTTGGATGGATGGCAAACTAATGATGAAAGATGGAAAACTACTTGTTTAATGCTAAGTGTTAAATGCTCATTTTTTAATTTTAGAAATTGTGTTAATTAATTCATTGAACATTTTGCATTTTATGTATTAGTTTCTAATTGAGTGCTTATTTTTTATTTTGGCATTAGTAATTTAAAATTGATTTAGGAAATAGATGTCAATATTACCAATCACTCTTTTTGGTGATAAAATACTAAGGAAAAAAGTTGCAAAGGTTACAGAAATAAACGGTAATACTATAAAAATTATTTCTGATATGTTTGAAACTATGAGAAATGCTAATGGAGTGGGACTTGCAGCAAATCAGGTTGGTGTAAATCAACAAATTTTTGTTGTTGATATTTCTGCTGTCGAAGGTTATGAATCTTATAAACCTATTCCATTAATTAATCCAAGAATTGTTGCAAAGTCAGATGAAAAAAGTGTTATTGAAGAAGGATGTTTAAGCATCCCGGAATTACGTTTTGAAGTTACAAGACCTAAAATGATTAACATTTCATATTTTGATGCAAATATGAAAGAACAAACAATAGAAGCAGATGAGCTTTTAGCTAGGGTAATGCTGCACGAGTATGATCATCTGCAGGGCGTGTTGTTTACAGATTATTTAGATGAAGAAATGAAAAAGCGTTCAAAAAAACATCTTAATAAAATCAAAAAACGGAAACTGGAAATTGAATATCCTGTAAGTGATGATGTTGATTATATTTTGATTAAATAGGTGTGATATGAAAATTGTTTTTATGGGCACACCGGATTTTGCAATTCCTTCTTTAAGAATTCTTCTCGAAAAAAAATATAATGTTACTGCCGTAGTTACTCAACCTGATAAAGGAAGGGGAAGAGGACAAAAAGTTGCTTTTACTGCTGTTAAAAAATTTGCAGTTGCAAATAATCTACCTGTTTATCAACCCGATAAATTAAAAAATAATGCTGAATTTATTGAACAAATGAAATCTGTTGAGCCGGATTTATTTGTTGTGGTTGCATTCAGAATTTTACCAAAAGAAGTTTTTGAAATTCCAAAATATGGTTCATTTAATCTTCACGGATCATTTCTCCCTAAATATCGGGGTGCAGCGCCAATTCAGTGGGCATTAATTAATGGCGATACTGAAACTGGTTTAACAACATTTAAACTTGCCGAGCAAGTTGATACTGGAAATATTTATCTGCAGGAAAAAGTAAAAATAAACTCTGATGATAATTTTGAATCTTTACACGATAGAATGAGTCTGATTGGTGCTGAACTCGTCTTAAAAACTGTAAAACTGATTGAAAGCGGAATTGCAGAATTAAAAGAACAGGATGATTCAATTGCGTCACCTGCACCAAAGATTACTAAAGAAATATGTTTGATTAATTGGAATAAACCTGCGACAGAGGTTCATAATCTGGTGAGAGGTTTATCACCTTATCCGGCAGCCTATTTTTTACACAATAATAAAGTAATAAAGATATACAAATCAGAAGTTGTTAATTATCCCGATCTAAAACCCGGAGAAATACAGCATACAAAAACAGAATTGATTATTGGCTGTGGAAGTAATGCTTTGAGAATTCTTGAAATTCAACAGGAAGGAAAGCGGAGAATGACCACTGAAGATTTTTTGAGAGGGTTTAGAATGTGATATTTAAATAGTGTTTATTTCTGATGA is a window of Ignavibacterium sp. DNA encoding:
- a CDS encoding aminopeptidase, translated to MAKPTKLDSASVIAIRDCMGTKKNEKILVITDEIKREIGLSLHQNAIRLGYDSLLVEMKSGKINGEEPSEQVAELMQKFDVVFCPTAKSLTHTDARRNASAKGVRIATFPGITKDVMIRGLNADYKKISALTIKLQKFLETGKEIRVTAPAGTDISFSIAGRKAYASKGLFHAKGESGNLPTGEAFLAPVEGTANGVFVVDGSMAGLGLMKNVKIKIEVENGYAAKITGGVTARKLKNMLDSVGKDARNIAEFGIGTNDSAKLSGVLLEDEKVMGTIHIALGNNVSMGGSVNVPIHLDGVVKKPTVWMDGKLMMKDGKLLV
- the def gene encoding peptide deformylase, with translation MSILPITLFGDKILRKKVAKVTEINGNTIKIISDMFETMRNANGVGLAANQVGVNQQIFVVDISAVEGYESYKPIPLINPRIVAKSDEKSVIEEGCLSIPELRFEVTRPKMINISYFDANMKEQTIEADELLARVMLHEYDHLQGVLFTDYLDEEMKKRSKKHLNKIKKRKLEIEYPVSDDVDYILIK
- the fmt gene encoding methionyl-tRNA formyltransferase, translating into MKIVFMGTPDFAIPSLRILLEKKYNVTAVVTQPDKGRGRGQKVAFTAVKKFAVANNLPVYQPDKLKNNAEFIEQMKSVEPDLFVVVAFRILPKEVFEIPKYGSFNLHGSFLPKYRGAAPIQWALINGDTETGLTTFKLAEQVDTGNIYLQEKVKINSDDNFESLHDRMSLIGAELVLKTVKLIESGIAELKEQDDSIASPAPKITKEICLINWNKPATEVHNLVRGLSPYPAAYFLHNNKVIKIYKSEVVNYPDLKPGEIQHTKTELIIGCGSNALRILEIQQEGKRRMTTEDFLRGFRM